TGGGGGGCATGTCACAAGTATGTGTTTCCTCTAGTGGCTGAAACTTTCCTCATCATTTCATactcctctcattttctcatatATGTTCATATCACTGATATTCAGGATTTCTTGGGTGATGACTTCAAGAGCCAGGGATCACATGTTCCCTACAATATGGCTGATTTTTCTACACAGGTGTGTCTGGAACTTGCAATTCTTATTTGAATGGGTACAATGTTCATGCATTGACTAAACATAGCCCTAATGCCGTGTTCGGGAAGTGAAGGAAATGGGGAGAActgaaattttgattgaaaatgggGAACGACTTTAAAATTGCTGTGAGGACGAGGGAAAATTAGAAATTCTGTATTTTTACCCTTTCTCACCCCCTTCTCTCAAACAGAGCATGAAAGTTACAGATTTCCTCCATGATCTCTTATTCTTTGGAAGCCATTGAGATATAGATCTCTCCAGTTGTTTGATACAGTTTAAGCTGTGCATTAGATGAATTAATTGTTGCTGTATCTACCTTTTCCTATCATTCATCTGAAACAGCTGATGGGTGCTCCTTATTGCTATGTGTTCATTATGTGTGGTACCAAATGTTCACCACCATAGAATACTGACACTGTTCTGGAATTTCTTCAGGCTTCTCAAAGTGGATATGCTGTTGATTACATGACACAAGGTGGACAAGGTGGCTTTCCTGGGAATTTCCTGAATCAGAATACGCAAAATATGTATTCTCGTTTTGGCAGTGGAAATGATTTTATGTCTCAGGTATGCGACTAATTTTTCTTCTGCAATGCCCGTCTGTGCAAAAAGGTTGTGCACTGTCATTGATCCTGTGAATCTTCTTTTGACTTCTGTTGTTTTGTTGCAGGATTACATGACTCATGGATCACAAGCTCTATTTACTCAAGTGGGTTTTAGTGAACCCTCGCAAGATGATCCATCGCAAAGCCACTTCGGGATGAGTAGCCAACTCCAGACTCAGGTTTCTACTCCTCTTATACCATGTAATAAGATCATTAGGTATGCTTCAATAAAGCGTTTTTACAAGCACCGAAGTGGTAGTTTTCCATCCCTGCATACATTTGCTGGGATAACTTGGACTCTAATTTTgccacaatctctctcttttcatatATGTAGTTATATACTCCTCCTTGAATTCACGTGGTATATGACTCTTTTGCAGGGCTTGATGAATTCTCTCTATTCTCAGCCTTATACGCAGTATGGCATGCAACCTCTGAACTTGCAATCTTCTCAACAGACGCAATCTCAGCAAGGTCAGAGCTCACAGAATCAAAAGATTCACTATACCGGTTAAGGGTTGAAGTGTGGCTATAGCTGTGATGGGTTATACTCTTTGCATTCAGCAGCTTGGTCTGTGCTGTTCTGTCTGCGTAAAAGTATTGGCTTGAAGAATGGGGAAGCAGAAAAGGTGTTTTTTGAGGTCCATTGGATCCTCTTGATGATGAGGTTAGATGGATTTTGGATTGTGGGAAATAAAGAGGTGATTTGAGGACACAACTGGTTGTTAGCCATGACGCAGACACAGCAGCACATATTCACGgctgagaaagaaaagataaccCCAGTAAACTGCTCTTATCCTTCCTCTCATCTCCAAAGAAAGTGCAACTTTTTGAGAGATATAGAGAACTTTACGTGGATGGTTTTGTCGAAAGGGTTTCCGAGGCTTGGAAAGAAATGAAGCCGCTCATCTTGCAGTTTGACAATGTAACACACAGGGAAGCGATGGCAGCAAGAGATTTTGGACAGCACTGCCAGGAAGCCGCCGGACCCTTTTAGCTTCTCCTGACATGTAATTATACTCTCTAGACAAGTATTCAAGACACAGATAGGTGATCTATCTAAGTGTGCCTAGAGTAGTCGAATGATTTGTGCTGGTGATTTGTTAGTGTTATGGTTCCTGGAACATGCCTACTTGGTATGCTATGCTTTATTAGAGTGGAAACGGGTGATTGATTGACTGGAATTTGGCAGTACTTCTTTGGCATTGTGTTTGTGGAGTTATGAATGGGTGCTGGCGTTGTTTCTTGCGTTTTGTTACAGAGACAAACGGGGCATTGGCGGTGGTTGAGTGGAAATATGTTTAATTCCCTATGTTTCGCTTTTTAGACAAATATTATATGCCTTAGACATCACATCTACTTTACCATTGTAGAAACGAATCAATTCATGATGGTCTAGCAAAAAAGAATCAATATGACAGTGAAGGCTTAGTCTGTTGTTTTTCCcgtttgtgcgtttttgtctcGTTGTCAGCCAAAAAGAAAGCGTCGAATAGCACAATCCGCATCAGCCCCCTAAAGAAATAAGTTTGTAAGTGTTACAGCTGTCAGCAGCAGAGGTAAGAACTCAACAGCCTGCGTAGGGAGCCTAACTGGACTCTAGCCACGAACGCTGGGCTACTTCATTTTGCGCCATCCTCAAGATCTCATACACCACGAAACTTCCCTCACCGACCAACTCCCCTTCATACCCCGGACCGCCGAGTCGAAACGCCAATTCCACTGCTCCAAAACCCTCCCTCCCCAACTCCTCCAGCCAAAATCCAGTCCAATCCCTGACCTCGCTTGCCGCCCACACCCTCGTCCTCTCTCCGCACAGCCCTCTCAGGGTCTTCCCCAACTCCCTCGCCTCCTCAGCGCCAAAGAACACATCGCTCATCAACACAACGTCAAACTCCTCCCCAATTCCCCTCGCCGACTCCTCCGATCCCCACGCCAGCTCCCTCACCTCTACTTGCTCCCCGGCTCCGTTCGCTTCCACGTTCCTCCTCAGCCCCGGAAGGATCGGCGCGACGTCAGTGAGGAAGACGCGGCTGGCCCCGAGCCGAGCTGCCGTGAGCCCTGGGAGGCCAGCGGACCCAGCGCCGAGCTCAATGACGTTCTTGCCGTTGAGAGGGAATAAGTGGAGGTGAGCTTCAGTGACAAGCCAGTCGGAGAGGACGAGGGAGGAGTTCCAGAGCCAGGAGCCGGTGAGGGGATGGCCGGTAACCGAGTCATAGACGTCTTCTTGTTCGAGGACCGTGTACTGGTGTCCCGCGATTTCGATCTTCCTCGTGGTCATTGAACTCCCTCCTTGCGAGCTGCTTCAAACGGCTGATGCGTCGGTTATTTGTTCATGGCAACTAGCAAACGACAACTGACACATATATATGCTGTCTTCAGTGTCTTGTGGCCATCTTCAccctttttattgttttttggtTCTGTGAATGCCGCAGCCGGCTTGAGATCAACGCGACCTCGAGTCAGTGATTCCACTTGTCATCAAAGTGCGGCAACTTTCGGCCCAAATCTCTCTTCCGTCAATGCTTCGTGTTCTAGAGTCGGTTTCTGCTCCGAGTTAACTTCTTTAAGCTCTGTAACTTCTGACGTCTTCTAACTTTCTGAGTTTGTTTGTTGCAAGTGATTGCGTTCCAGGAGACCAAAAGAAAGCTAAAATGAATGTATTTGATGTCATCTAAGTAAGTTGTAGGATGCGCTTATTCGCTGAAAATTCCATGATATaggacaataatttttttttttgtggaaatccGTATATTTGGTGAtttatggaaaatgttttccttcttGCGAAAAGCGAACCTGTTTTCTTCCAATCTGAGTTTGTTGTATTTCAGTCCATGAAAAATGTCTTTCGTAAATCGATCAGTCTGCCGTCATCCGGACACTGGGAAGTTTGAAAACGACTCTCCGGAAACAGCTCTCCATCAAACCAACGGACTCTGTAGTGCAACGCGTCAATGCTCGAGCCGCTATTCTTTTGATCCACAGAGAATCGGAAATTCGACGTCTTTGAAGCTTCTCCCTCTCCGGGAAACTTCCTTCTTGTCTGTTCCTTTTATCGATCTAGATTCGATCCATTATGGATTGGGTCGATCGTATAAGAACCAGCGAGCTTAACGTCATACCATGTGGTCCCTCTTCCAGCATAAAGAAAGGGTGGTGGTGTGATCAGTTTTGTTTAGCTGCTATTTCCAGAATTTAATGATTTTGAGTTTGTTGATTGTCGGTTGTTTGAGTATTAGACtttgctgcttctttttctgAGAAGAAATGGGGTAGAATGGATTGCCTATAATGTTTTGCACGATGCAGCGTACGCGATCGACAAAAGAGATCTCCCATTAAAGACGCATTCACGATGAGATGGGTATTTCCGAAGTTTTACACTCTCAAACTAGTTGCGGTCGGACAAATGAAGGAGACGTGCTCTGACAACTTGATCCCTCGTACTTTCTAAGtaaattcttgtttttcataAGCAGAAGTGAAAAATTGCTAGTAAAATCCTTCCCGGAGTAAAATATGTGTAACTAGCATGGTCGACTTTGACCGCATAGACAATATTCATGCAAATAACATCGACCAGGCCGACATTTCATAAGAAAAAATATCCAAAGTCCTCTTCAAAATTTGAATGGACATTATGGCGAATCAAGTCGGTAGTTCTGAAAATGATCATCCGTTcgcgaaatttgaaatttctatttttgaattttctctctctctctctctctcttttttaatgggtaACGAGAAGCCCCGTGGGTGTCAACGGGTTGGATCGGGCCgggtctcggcccggcccgagccGGCCCGAAACTAAACAGTGCCAAACCCGAACCCTCTTTggaccgggtcgggtcggttttttttttaatcaaaattactTAACATGtccatcaaatgaaagaatataaaaaataaaaatgaaaataaattaaattaaaaagaaaacgtgggtaAAAAAAAAGCCGGAATCGGGCCGGGCCGacgcgggcttttttgacacccctaagaAGCCCTTGATGTGGTCACTTAAATCACGAAACGTAAATTATCGATACGAGGATCGCAAAATCACGGCCATAGGAGAAgtagaaaatgataaaaaaaaaaatttcttcaaagagcaaggggaaaaaaaattaggcggGAGAGATTATTTTGGCTTGTAATAAATTCTAGTCCGAGGGAGAACTTCTCGAGAAAAGGCGGTTAATTAAGTGTAATTAATTCCTTTGGCGTCAGCCAATTAACGACTTTGTCGCCGTCTCAATAATTAACCAGGCGGAGGCAAAATTCCaagcaacccaaaaaaaaaaagaaaagagtgcgcgtccacgtcagcgcccCCGACGACGACAGACAGAACGAGCGTTATAGCGTTTGCTTGGACTCTCGCGGAAGAGCGAGAAAAAGACCAAAGACCGCGTCTCCCCCTCGCATCGTAACCGATCGGGGAGCACCTATAAAATCTGTCATTAAAATCCCCACcagacccacaaaaaaaaaaaaaaagaaagggaaaataaaaggatGTGAGCGCAGCGAGAAAAAGCAGAGAAGCATttccgaagagagagagagaaacggaacGCGAAGCTTCGCTTGGACTCACTGTCTCTCCACTGACGAactgtactctctctctctctctctctctctctctgtatgtgCATGTGTTTATCGATGGTCGGGAATGGCGATTCGGAGTTCGCTCGTCGATCGCCTCCCGTTTTGATTCGGAATGTAGCTCAAAAACGAACTGAGCAAAACCGAAGGTAGAGGAGATCGGAGGTGGCGAGACGTCCTTTCTGGTTTCTTCGCGCCTCATTTGTTTGAGCGGAGAAGCTGAGGCGAGGTTTGCTTGAAAGGTCGAATCGCGTAGAGTGGAACTCCtgagtttgttttgttttgttttttttttggcgttttttttctctattctgTATCGGAATCGGCTGAGGTTGTGCCGGCGTTGTTTCTGAAATCGGTGATCCAAGCATGACGAAGTTGATAAGAGACTCCGGGAATCGTTGGCTGTGGATTTTGCCTGCGCCGGTCTGTCTGTGCATCGACTTGGCCGTGTAGCTGAGAGGAAGTGTTCGTAGCGAGTGTTTATAGAACAACTGTATCTGATTGCGAATTCGCTGCCAGCTTATCCCCCGTTGCAACGAGTATGTTGTCGGGGGTGGAGAGGCGAGCATCAAGCTGCATTTGATTTGAGGTTTATGTAGTTAGACTTTGGGCGTTGGGATAAGTTTTGAACCTATGTGATTTTCAAATGGACAATCCTGTACAATGTGGAGTTTAATAGCTCTATGTGAACACCTCTCTGTTGTGCCTACTTTTAGAGAGTCTTGAAGGAGTGTGACGTGCTACTTAAGTGTCATTAGTTTGCTAAGTTCTGCTATCCATATTTCATGAACGGTTCCTGTATGTTCCTCGCTTTCAACGTAGGTGAACTTTTCCTGTGATAAATCTTGCGCCCTAACACAGGTCACTCAGCAAAATGAAATTGACTTTTTTGTAGaccttagagagagagagagagagagagagagagagagagagagagagagagagagagaagaacactGCTGGACTTTGATATTGCTTATTCTGGTCGTAGTTCATTTGACAAGTGATACAGCCAAAGCATATGCTATACTCACTATAGTCAGGGAATGAATTGCTTCTTGATTTTAAATCTCACAAAATTccaggaaaaatcattttcatccaTCATTTAACTGCAAATTCTCCTGTCATTCTCATATATCTCTTTGAGTGGAACTGCTGTTGGTGGATGCCATTCTGTAAAGCCCTCATAAGTCTTTACTCTGTCGCCACCCAATATCTTTGGAATTTTACTTCCACCATATAATTTTCAGCTCTTAGTTTTTACTAGTAATAGTTGGTCACCAAGTGGTGGTTTGATGGCAGGTTCAAATCTTGGGATATCGTGGACCTGGCTGAAAGGGTAGCACCTGAGATTGCATTAAAGGcaaatagtttgaagtaaagAAGACATTGTGGTAGGAAGAACTTTGGCAACATCTTAACAAGCCCTTGGCTAAAGGAGTGACAATATTACCTGGTGATCTCTCACTCCAGTACTTTGGGGGTTCAACATCAACAAGGACGGTGCCAACCGATGACTCATTATAACAAAAGCTACCTCTCAACCTTGATATGAAGTTTACAGATCAGTATGCACTCATGAGTAGCATGTTTTGCTGATACAGTGGATTCCATAACCTTGACCCCTGTGGTGCAATCCTAACTCATGCGTTGCTTTATTATCATCTGGTGGTTTTTTTGGggttatttctatatttttccgCCATCTCGAGGCTTGAGGCTTTATGGAGGAGCAAATGATAGGTTAGGTTATTTGCACCACCCCGGGTCAGTTATAGGCTATGGTCCCTGGGTCACCAGCTTTACCGACGTCGGGCCATTGACATTTTTTCCTTCAAATGATTCAGTATCCTGTGAAGATCTGGAAGGTGTAGGATCCTTTAATACAACCTGTTTGCTGAACTCAAATTTGTATCTGAGTTCtgatatatacatatacggtacGGGAAATATTGAGATACTGCCTCGTGTCTCGATCGCTTGTCCAGTTCAAGGCTGCACAATTACTTTCAATGTGTCAGGCAGTGTTAAAGTAGGTCATCATGCTGCTGTAATCGCAGGTTCTGTTGTTTTCTCAGCAGCAAATATGACTCTGGAGGATAAGGCTTTGATAAACTCTTCTTCTTTAGGtggaccaccaccacctcaaaCTAGTGGTACACCATTCGGTTATGATGGGGCTGGTGGAGGACATGGGGGTCGAGGTGCTTCCTGTATAACCAGCAATAATAAAAGTAATTGGGGTGGTGATGTTTATGCGTGGTCCACTTTGTCTAAGCCTTGGAGTTATGGGAGCAAGGGCGGTGGAATATCTGACAAGAGAAAATTTGGAGGGAATGGTGGTGGACGTGTTAAGCTTTTGGTGAAGGATACACTACATTTAAATGGATCCGTGATGGCAGAAGGTGGGGATGGAGGGTTAAGTGGGGGAGGAGGATCTGGTGGAAGTGTACATATTTATGCTGTGAAGCTGTGAGTTCATAACCCTGCGTGCActagtcttaaaaattttccgCAAATGCCCACTAATCAAAGCCTGCACATGTGCACACAAACATTTTTCCTGTCAATAATCTTAACTTGTTTGCCCTTACTTTTGGTGAAAAAGAAGTGCTGTCCagattcattcttgcctggtgtTCATTCTTCATGGAACCCATTCTTCTGGGCAGTTTTCCCCTTACTTTTACGTGCTCTTATAAATATCCAGGAAGGGATATGGTACCATCAGTGCAGCTGGAGGGAGAGGATGGGGCGGAGGTGGTGGAGGAAGAATTTCACTATATTGCTACAGCGTACAGGAAGATGTGAAAGTTACTGTGCATGGTCTGTGCTCATCAGGATTCTGTATTTTTAGTAGCAGAATTGGTTGATTATGTGctaatttttcttccttccaaAAAGGCCTAGGCTGATATAGAAATCCAAAGTAAGCGTATAACTGCTACCATTGCAAGTTTTGTATAAATATACCTGAAGTATGTGTACACTTTTTTCATCTGGGCTATACCTAAAGTTGTCACCGGTATGAAATCTCCTAGATAAGCTATTTGCATTACTTAGATTTGAACCTTAATCAGGATATGTATCATCTTGTTAAGATTTGTAAGCACTGAGCTCTTGAAGGACTATTAACCACTGTTCATTAAATAATGAGCAACATCAACTGCTATCGAAACTTTTCAATGAGCCTATTCGTGCAACAGATTGAGGCAAAGTGTGATAGTGTGTCTATCTCCGGTTTTTCTGTGTCTACAAGTAACATTTTGTTATCTTGGCAGTTTTATCTATAGAAATAgacagagaaaagagagaatacaGATTTGGATAGGGGTAGGGGAGGTTGGAGGAGCTAACTAGCATGTATGTCTGTACCTTCTGTACTTGAggtgatttttggaaatttacgGGGTGTTTTGAGATTGCTATAACGAACCTAACTAGGTCATCTTTCATTTCTAttgtgcatttttctttttggagttTCAGATACTTTCTTCGCATGTACATTGACCAGAAAAAAGAGCTCTTCATTTTCACTAATTTCTTCAAGAGCATTTCTGGGACGTGTCAATCATTTCTTAATCTTTTTATGTGGCAGGTGGATCGAGTATTGGCTGTCCACAGAATGCTGGAGGAGCTGGGACATACTTTGATGCTTATTTTCTCAGTTTACGTGTTGGCAATGACTATTTTACCACAGAAACAGAGACTCCTTTGCTTGATTTTTCTACAAGTCCCATATGGTCTCACGTGATCGTGGAGAATGGTGCAAAAGTGCTGGTCCCACTTGTTTGGACTAGAGTTCAGGTTACTTAAAAGTGTCCGAGTTGTGGACTTTTGCTTTTATTagttaatcttttttttcctctggagGCGTAATTTAAATGGTAATGTGCGCGTAAAGCACCTGCAAAGTACCTAACAAATTCTATTAGCTATTAGGAAAATGTATGATAGACATAGCAGTGGGAGACAAAAGTTTGGAAGTGTtaagagtaattaaatattaagcaACGCCTTCATCTAACATCTTAAgattttagaacagttggctatggttccacaaaatctcacatggtatcagagcaggaggtcttgagttcaaatcttttgaggccccttaagcttttagaacactTGGctgtggtcccacaaaatctcacaggAAGTATATTAATCGATATTGTTCTTTGAAGAATTTGTTTTACATTTGTTATGGCCGCTTGATACAGCCCTGGAGGGAGGCATTCTCTCCTGCTGTCGTTGGATCATGGTGGAGTCCAGGGAAGAAATAGGCCA
This sequence is a window from Rhodamnia argentea isolate NSW1041297 chromosome 3, ASM2092103v1, whole genome shotgun sequence. Protein-coding genes within it:
- the LOC115743044 gene encoding EEF1A lysine methyltransferase 3-like, whose product is MTTRKIEIAGHQYTVLEQEDVYDSVTGHPLTGSWLWNSSLVLSDWLVTEAHLHLFPLNGKNVIELGAGSAGLPGLTAARLGASRVFLTDVAPILPGLRRNVEANGAGEQVEVRELAWGSEESARGIGEEFDVVLMSDVFFGAEEARELGKTLRGLCGERTRVWAASEVRDWTGFWLEELGREGFGAVELAFRLGGPGYEGELVGEGSFVVYEILRMAQNEVAQRSWLESS